The DNA region GATGGTATTGTTTGAAAATAAAAACCAGGCAAATCAAGTGGCTAAAAAATAAAACTTTAAAACCATATTCTACAACCAAAAAAAGACTATCGTGAAAATGATAGTTTTTTTTTTAACTCCACTTCTTGTATCGATAGCTATAAGGGCTCTGATTTATGGTTTGGTTTTTTTGCAAAAAAAATACCACTTACAATTGTAAGTGGTATTTAATAAGCTCCCCCTCTTGGGCTCGAACCAAGGACTGTTAAGCTAGTAATATTATTACTTTAACTTATTATACTTTTTTATGTTACCGAATTGTATGCCTTAAGTGAATAATTTGATTGCTAAAAACATTTGTTTATATTTAATATGATGCTACATTTACAAAAAAAATATTATTGAAGACAAAAGCCAACGATTTTAATTTAATTTCTAAAAGATTTTTGGAAGAATATTCTAAAAATCAGCAACCTATTAGGGTTAATTTTAAAGAGATGGTTGATCATATTAAATTTCAAGACAGAGCAACACATTCTATACATATTTATCCTGCAAAGTTACTACCAAACATACCTTATTTTTTTTTGAATAATGATTTTTTTGTAAAAGATAATGAATTTGTTCTAGATCCTTTCAGCGGCTCAGGAACTGTTTTACTTGAATCTAATCTAGCAGGGAAAAATTCGTATGGCTGTGACTCAAATCCATTAGCAAGATTGATTTCTAAAGTCAAAACATCTACTTACAATATTTCCATTTTAAAAAATATCATCAATACTTTGAAAATGGAAATACAAAATACCACAGTTGATAGTAATGATAAGTTCCCAGATGTGGTTAACATTGATTATTGGTTTTTACCAAACATTAAATTGCAATTACATGCAATTTTAAAAGCTATTAAAACTATTTCAGATGATAATTACAGGGATTTTTTTATTTTATGTTTTTCTAATTGTGTAAAAAAAGTTAGTTTGGCTGACTCAAGGATTTCAGTTCCGGTGAAAGCAAAGCTTAACAGAGAGACGAATAATTTGCATCCATTTTTTGATGAGTCAAAATCAAAATTAAAAAGACTTGAGGATTTGGATGTTTTTCTAAAATTTACAGAGATTGTTTATGATAATATAAAGAGATTTGAGAATAAAGTTAAAATCAATTCAAAATCTCAATCTACTAAGATCATTTCAGATGATGCTAGAAAAATTGGTATACCTGATGAGAGCGTAGACTTAATAATTTCATCACCACCGTACGCTGGTGCTCAGAAATATATACGAGCATGTAGTCTAAATTTAGGATGGACAGAGCTTTCGAGTAAGGATAATTTGCGTATTTTAGATAAAAAAAATATAGGTAGAGAAAATTATTCAAAGGCAGATTATTTAACTTTAAAAGTTACTGACATTGTAGAGGCAGACCTACTTTTGACTGAAATATATAAAATTAACCCCCTTAGGGCACATATTGCGGCTAATTATCTTTTGGAAATGAAACAGGCTATTATTGAAGCTTCAAGAGTTCTAAAAAAAGGGAAGTATTTTATATTAATAGCCGCTAATAATCAAGTTTGTGGGCGTGAATTTAAAACTCAAGAATATTTACGTATGATAGCTGAGGATGCTGGATTAAAAACCGTGTGTAGATTGGTGGATGATATTAAATCATATGGATTAATGACAAAAAGAAATAAGACTGCAAGCGTTATTACATGTGAATGGGTTTTAATACTTAAGAAAGAATAAATGAATTTAAAAGACAAACTTCATTCAAAGATAAAATGTTTAAATGAAACTCTTTGGGAAGGTAAAGGCTCATATAGAAAAGTTATTTCTTGGTTAGATAACTTTAATGACGATGAAAAAATACATGCACTTTATTTATTGTCGCAATGTATTTATTTTAATGAATTTCAAATTAAACAATTACTAATTTCTATTTATCGCGATTTTTTTAAATACCCACATATTATGGCTATTAGAAAGAGTCACGGAAACACATTTGATGAAGTGATTATTAAAAGAGAGTATGATAAAATACTAAATAATACTCGTTTTGTAAGTGTTGGAAATCCTTCTGAAAGTAGTGCTAGGTTAATGTATGATTTTAGAAATGAAAATAAAGTACTTAAATCACTTTTTATAAACGACAATGACATTTTATCTTGCCCAAAAGAGGTTGAAAATTTTGTGTTTCTTGATGATATCTGTGGTAGTGGTAATCAGATGGTGAGTTATACTAGTGCAGTTATTCCGAAAATTAGAGCAAGCTTTCCAAAAGCAAAAATATATTACTTTTTGTTATTGGGAACTAAAGACGGAAAAGAATTTATTAGAAAAAACACAAATATTGACATTGTTGATTCAGTACTTGAATTAGATAATTCTTTTAAAGCTTTTCACGTCGACTCAAGAGTGTTTAAAAATATACCATCAGAAATTGATATAAACAAAATAAATACTTTTACAGGAAGAGATGGAAAAAGATTAATGAGTTCTATATTTCAAAGACTTGATCCTGCAATAGATCCTTCATCTCTTGACTATATTAGTGAAAGAGATAAATTTGGTTACAAAGATGGACAATATCTTATAGCCTTCAATCATAATACTCCGGATAATACTTTTCCAGTATTGTGGTACAATGAAGATACAATTACATGGAATTCAATTTTTAAACGTGCACATAAGATTTATTAGCCATGAAAAAACAAACTAATCCTTTTAACGTTACAAAAGCTGTTGATTACAGTGATGAAGAGCTAGATAAATTTTGGGTAGATTTCCCAATGGATGCAGGTTTTAATGGAATAATTAAACCTACATCTGATATGCCAATGATTATCCTAGGTAGTAAAGGAAGTGGTAAAACACATATTATGAAACATTTTTCATTTACGGCGCAAAGTTTAAGATGGAAAGCGGATATTATAGGTGGGTTAAAAAAAGATGGTTATTTAGGAACATATTTAAGATGTTCTGGTCTCAACGGTTTTAAATTTAAAGATAAAGGAATAGATTCTACTGAAAATTGGCAAACAATTTTTTCATATTATTTAGAACTATGGTTGAGTCAATTGCTTTTAAAAAATATCATAAAAATATTAGAAGATAAAGATTTAGTCATCTCTAATGAGCATACAATTGCATTAGAAATAATGGACTTGTTGGATACTACTGAAGTGTCTCAAAATGTAAAAAGCTTTACTCATTTGGTGAAATATTTTAATGATTTGCAAAAAAACATTGACTATGCTATAAATAATAAAGCTTTCACTCAAAAAAGGGTTTCTGAATCGGTAGAAATTTTGGCAAGCCCAGGTGGCTTAATTTTTGGAATACCTGAAATTTTAAGTAGAGAAGTGGAAGAATTTAAGGATATTAAATTTCTTTATTTACTTGATGAATACGAAAACTTTACAGACGAACAACAACGATATTTTAATACATTAATTAGAGAGAGAAAAAACCCTACTTGTTTTAAAATTGGTGCTCGACGCTATGGTATGAGAACTTATGAAACCTTAAGTGCAGGTGAGGAGATTAAGGCAGGCTCTGAATTTGAAGTATTTGATTTAGATAATATTTTTAGAGAAAATAAGATAGGGTATAAAAAATTTATAAATGATATTTGTTTAAAAAGACTTTATTTATCAGGAATTAAGATTGATAAAGATGAAATTTCAGATTTTTTTGAGACATTTAAAACAGATGAATTTTTAAAAAAAATACAGACTGGAGGAAAGGGCCATTTTCAAGTTTTGACTAAAAAATTGAATGCTCTTAAATATAAAGCGATAAAGAATCGAGTACTTGAAAATTTGAAATTTGATGATGATGTACTTCTCGAGAGGATCAATATAATGCTATTTTATAGGGAGTGGAAAAAGGGTACGGACTTACTTTCAGCTTCTGAAAGCATTGGAATTGGCTGCTCTAAATACTGGCTACACAAGGTGGAAAATGAACACTATAGGGTGGTTCAAAAATTCAAGTATGACATATTAGATGCGTTAGCAAGAGAAAACGGGGAAAAAATAAAGACAGCAATTGGTTTTGATAACATAATTAAGATTTCTAATGGAATTCCAAGACATGTTTTGATTATTATGAAGCATATTTTTAAATGGAATGAATATTATGAACTAGCAACATTTAAATCAATTAAAACTAAAATCTCGTCAGAGTCGCAATTGAATGCAATTAGAGATACTGCAAAATGGTTTATTGAAGATGCTAGAATCCCTGGTGATGATGGATCAATTGCTAAAGACGCAATTGAAAGATTGTGTGATTACTTGCGAGAATTAAGATTTTCTGATATTCCACCAGAATGTTCAATTTCTACTTTTTCTATAAAATCTAAATTTGTTCCAGCCGAGATTTCTAAAATAATTAATTTTTTAGAGCAATATAGTTATATAATTGAAGTTGGTGAACGCCGTGATAAAAATACAAACAGTAGGTATTCCACATATCAATTGAACGGACTATTAGCTGTTGAATGGGAACTAGCTATAAGTAGAAGAGGTATTGTAGATTTAAATTCAAAAGAAATGAAATCTATATTCTCTCCTGATAATGAGAATGAATTTAAGTCTATGTTATACAGTGAAAAAAGTAAGTACAATGCCCCTTTTACTGAAAACACATCACCAACCCTATTTGATAAAATTTAACAATGAAGTATTCATACTTATATAAATCTAAATTAGAAGATGTTAATTCTAAGATGATTTCAACAACTTTTACACATGATTTATTTATTTCTGCATATAATGAATCAGAAAGAGTAAATTTCGTATTCGACAACGTTAGTAGCGCTGATAAGCACTGGATTATATTTCCAGAATATGAATTTAATAGTTTTGAAATTGTAAGTTTAAAAGGAAATGTGTTTGACTATTCATCCAGAGTAGACTTGAACGAATCAGAGATTATAACTGATTATTATAACAATGCTGCAAAATCTTTTTTTGATGCACGCAAACGAGTATGTATTGACATAACAGGCTTTATTCGTCCTCATTTAGTGTTTTTAGTTCGTCTTTTAGAAAGTAAGGGCATAGAAAACATTGAATTTATTTATTCTGAACCCTCAAATTATGTTAAAAAAGAGAATACACTTTTTTCAGAAGATTTTATCGAAATTAGGGCTATAATAGGATGTTTAGGGGCTAATGTTCCAGATACATCTAATGATATATTAATAATCGGATCTGGTTATGACCATCAAATGATATCAAGAATTGCAAAAGCTAAACCTGAAGCAAAGAAGGTGCAAATTTTGGGTTTTCCTTCATTGAAAGCTGATATGTTTCAAGAAAATGTTTTAAAAGTACATGAAGCAGAAGAAGATGTTTCTTCGGGAGATTTTTCTATTGATGA from uncultured Flavobacterium sp. includes:
- a CDS encoding DNA methyltransferase, with the protein product MKTKANDFNLISKRFLEEYSKNQQPIRVNFKEMVDHIKFQDRATHSIHIYPAKLLPNIPYFFLNNDFFVKDNEFVLDPFSGSGTVLLESNLAGKNSYGCDSNPLARLISKVKTSTYNISILKNIINTLKMEIQNTTVDSNDKFPDVVNIDYWFLPNIKLQLHAILKAIKTISDDNYRDFFILCFSNCVKKVSLADSRISVPVKAKLNRETNNLHPFFDESKSKLKRLEDLDVFLKFTEIVYDNIKRFENKVKINSKSQSTKIISDDARKIGIPDESVDLIISSPPYAGAQKYIRACSLNLGWTELSSKDNLRILDKKNIGRENYSKADYLTLKVTDIVEADLLLTEIYKINPLRAHIAANYLLEMKQAIIEASRVLKKGKYFILIAANNQVCGREFKTQEYLRMIAEDAGLKTVCRLVDDIKSYGLMTKRNKTASVITCEWVLILKKE